The following coding sequences are from one Aethina tumida isolate Nest 87 chromosome 2, icAetTumi1.1, whole genome shotgun sequence window:
- the LOC109606030 gene encoding rac GTPase-activating protein 1, with the protein MSHTPFKTPYPYTPKHQNYTPAREKEYKSDSEESTSSAGDFAYNADLSIVAVFDDLMRMIKLKRHDEVENIFLSFAENVKDVWQNWQDALNECRRLNEVVDNKIKEINDLESSLKLARKMFDKQKNIADEAQLDKLKLEHNLLKVQDIFNEITHQRALPNETKEKVDNITEQINYLREADRNLMGIAGNLSAIKEINSTGSLLSDLNYTKSEDDLDENSLYGPWKKHRPSTDGVAEPAQKKRRSSGNRVIEVNAKDTVRATTTLTVEKNGPITATSIIESIPDGRQAQVYPSAPPADLVFESWAKGSPQKSQQRQHVLHQRQMIIPDTCGLCQTRIRFGKTALKCKDCKVLCHLDCKDKLPKICVPVLNTPTQKNMLGVISDYTPTIAPMVPGILIHCINEIELRGLSEIGLYRIPGSERDVKMLKERFLKGKSAPILNQLDIHVVCGALKDFLRSLSEPIVTFGLWKTFVSAIASPNRDDVVPALYQAIAELPQPNRDTLAYLILHLKKVAESKVCQMPISNLAKVFGPTVVGYSCEDPNPSNLINETRQQVQVMEALMLLPTEFWSTFINTIPSTNNMLRQTPSTDSLLRNTGKGVFTPNRHNVIKRKRFFNSPTFN; encoded by the exons atgtctCACACACCATTCAAGACTCCCTATCCGTACACCCCGAAACACCAGAATTACACCCCAGCCAGGGAGAAGGAATACAAATCGGATAGCGAAGAAAGCACATCTAGTGCAGGTGATTTTGCTTACAATGCCGATTTGTCAATTGTCGCAGTTTTCGACGATCTCATGCGGATGATCAAGCTGAAACGTCACGACGAAgtcgaaaatatatttttgtcgtTTGCTGAAAACGTTAAGGATGTGTGGCAAAATTGGCAGGATGCGCTCAACGAGTGCAGGAGATTGAACGAAGTGGTGGATAACaagattaaagaaattaacgaTTTGGAGAGTTCTTTGAAACTGGCCAGAAAGATGTTTGATAAACAGAAGAACATTGCTGATGAGGCACAattggataaattaaaattg GAACacaatttgttaaaagttcaggatattttcaatgaaattacACATCAGAGAGCACTTCCTAATGAGACAAAAGAGAAAGTGGACAATATTACTGAgcagataaattatttaagggaGGCTGACAGAAATTTAATGGGAATTGCTGGCAATTTGAGTgctattaaagaaattaattctacag GTTCTTTATTatctgatttaaattatacaaaatcagAAGATGATTTGGATGAAAATTCATTGTATGGCCCTTGGAAAAAACACAGACCAAGTACTGACGGCGTTGCAGAACCAGCACAGAAAAAACGTCGTTCATCTGGCAACAGAGTGATTGAG GTCAATGCAAAGGACACAGTCAGAGCAACTACAACTTTAACAGTAGAAAAAAATGGACCTATCACCGCCACCTCAATTATTGAATCCATCCCCGACGGTAGACAAGCCCAGGTTTACCCGTCGGCACCCCCGGCTGATTTGGTGTTCGAATCGTGGGCGAAGGGCTCTCCGCAGAAATCGCAGCAAAGACAACACGTGCTGCATCAAAGACAGATGATAATTCCAGACACTTGCGGCCTATGTCAGACTCGCATACGTTTCGGAAAGACTGCACTGAAATGCAAGGATTGTAAAGTATTGTGTCATCTGGATTGCAAAGACAAGTTGCCGAAGATCTGCGTGCCCGTACTCAATACGCCGACGCAGAAGAACATGCTGGGCGTCATCAGCGATTACACACCCACTATTGCGCCCATGGTGCCGGGCATCTTAATACATTGCATCAACGAAATCGAACTGCGGGGACTGTCCGAGATTGGATTGTACAGAATTCCAGGCTCGGAACGTGATGTCAAAATGCTTAAA GAGAGGTTCTTGAAAGGAAAATCCGCTCCTATCCTAAACCAATTGGACATTCACGTGGTTTGTGGTGCTCTTAAGGACTTTTTGAGGTCGTTAAGCGAACCGATAGTAACGTTCGGCCTTTGGAAAACCTTCGTTAGTGCCATCGCTTCGCCAAACAGAGATGATGTTGTGCCTGCCCTTTACCAGGCAATTGCAGAGTTACCACAACCCAACCGCGACACTTTGGCATACCTAATAttgcatttaaaaaa GGTTGCCGAATCCAAGGTGTGTCAAATGCCTATTTCGAATTTGGCCAAAGTGTTTGGTCCTACCGTTGTTGGTTATTCGTGTGAGGATCCAAATCCGTCTAATTTGATCAATGAAACCAGGCAACAGGTTCAG gtAATGGAAGCTTTGATGCTCCTTCCAACTGAATTCTGGTCAACCTTTATAAACACAATTCCATCCACTAACAATATGCTCAGGCAAACGCCCAGTACTGAttctttattaagaaatactgGCAAAGGTGTTTTTACTCCCAATag gcaCAACGTGATTAAAAGAAAAAGGTTTTTCAATTCcccaacatttaattaa
- the LOC109606069 gene encoding uncharacterized protein LOC109606069 isoform X2, producing the protein MPRTKVNRTKKLVESKKPLPKEIQHDIKEAKLMKEQIQKHLDETATFLKSHISTMVSNWVMDMPIQLKNATYGDLKKSFQLNSTTQNFTSSVNSTIHSIQTAKKKRNVQRSSSLNEDDAESVSSSSGRMSRSRNLKTVEKSTRVSRSLSRSKTIKSTYKTPMHRQPTAESYGLVTPKVKPNTPQVIMRKPKQGEMVLSLSGSPLYTGSVVSETNPNVNIPLQDGRHITVHPLGHLRKSMIPELDSDTLRHLAKLRDNLNALVGVREENDY; encoded by the exons ATGCCTAGAACCAAAGTAAACCGAACCAAGAAATTAGTAGAATCCAAGAAACCTTTGCCAAAGGAGATACAACATGATATAAAAGAAGCTAAACTAATGA aggAACAAATCCAGAAACATCTGGATGAAACTGCGACCTTTTTGAAATCACATATAAGCACTATGGTTTCGAATTGGGTTATGGATATGCCTATCCAACTTAAAAATGCAACATACGGTGATCTG aaaaaatccTTCCAATTGAACTCCACAACTCAGAACTTCACTTCGTCAGTGAATTCTACCATTCACAGTATACAAACGGCCAAGAAAAAGCGAAATGTCCAAAGAAGTTCATCACTTAATGAAGATGATG CCGAATCCGTCTCGAGTTCATCTGGAAGGATGTCTCGTTCGCGGAATCTTAAGACAGTTGAAAAATCCACCAGAGTCTCCAGATCATTGTCCAGATCAAAAACAATCAAAAGTACCTACAAAACTCCGATGCACCGGCAGCCGACGGCCGAATCCTACGGATTAGTCACCCCTAAA GTGAAACCCAATACCCCTCAAGTGATCATGCGTAAGCCCAAACAGGGTGAAATGGTCCTCTCGTTGTCTGGAAGTCCACTGTACACGGGAAGCGTGGTTTCCGAAACAAATCCCAATGTTAATATTCCCTTGCAAGATGGTAGGCACATCACAGTCCATCCGCTGGGGCATTTACGAAAGTCCATGATTCCGGAACTGGACTCTGATACGTTGCGTCATCTGGCGAAGCTGAGAGATAATTTGAATGCACTGGTCGGTGTGCGCGAAGAAAATGACTATTAG
- the LOC109606069 gene encoding uncharacterized protein LOC109606069 isoform X1 encodes MPRTKVNRTKKLVESKKPLPKEIQHDIKEAKLMKEQIQKHLDETATFLKSHISTMVSNWVMDMPIQLKNATYGDLKKSFQLNSTTQNFTSSVNSTIHSIQTAKKKRNVQRSSSLNEDDGYLTAESVSSSSGRMSRSRNLKTVEKSTRVSRSLSRSKTIKSTYKTPMHRQPTAESYGLVTPKVKPNTPQVIMRKPKQGEMVLSLSGSPLYTGSVVSETNPNVNIPLQDGRHITVHPLGHLRKSMIPELDSDTLRHLAKLRDNLNALVGVREENDY; translated from the exons ATGCCTAGAACCAAAGTAAACCGAACCAAGAAATTAGTAGAATCCAAGAAACCTTTGCCAAAGGAGATACAACATGATATAAAAGAAGCTAAACTAATGA aggAACAAATCCAGAAACATCTGGATGAAACTGCGACCTTTTTGAAATCACATATAAGCACTATGGTTTCGAATTGGGTTATGGATATGCCTATCCAACTTAAAAATGCAACATACGGTGATCTG aaaaaatccTTCCAATTGAACTCCACAACTCAGAACTTCACTTCGTCAGTGAATTCTACCATTCACAGTATACAAACGGCCAAGAAAAAGCGAAATGTCCAAAGAAGTTCATCACTTAATGAAGATGATG GTTACCTTACAGCCGAATCCGTCTCGAGTTCATCTGGAAGGATGTCTCGTTCGCGGAATCTTAAGACAGTTGAAAAATCCACCAGAGTCTCCAGATCATTGTCCAGATCAAAAACAATCAAAAGTACCTACAAAACTCCGATGCACCGGCAGCCGACGGCCGAATCCTACGGATTAGTCACCCCTAAA GTGAAACCCAATACCCCTCAAGTGATCATGCGTAAGCCCAAACAGGGTGAAATGGTCCTCTCGTTGTCTGGAAGTCCACTGTACACGGGAAGCGTGGTTTCCGAAACAAATCCCAATGTTAATATTCCCTTGCAAGATGGTAGGCACATCACAGTCCATCCGCTGGGGCATTTACGAAAGTCCATGATTCCGGAACTGGACTCTGATACGTTGCGTCATCTGGCGAAGCTGAGAGATAATTTGAATGCACTGGTCGGTGTGCGCGAAGAAAATGACTATTAG